GGTATCCTGAATTCGTCAACAGCGTGCTTCTGGCTCAAGCAAGTGTGCCAGGGGAAGGGAAACAGAGGCGGTGAACGGTCTACAGGGCGATGGGAGTGGGAGGAGTACTTCGAGTTCAGCGGGACTAAGCTCCGGAGCTTCCCCCTACCGAAGAGCCTGCCCCTAGAATACGGCAGGGTACTCGATTCCCTCGCAGGGCAGCTCGCCGCCGTCGAGCCAAAGAGTGTCTGCATCGAAGGCGTGCCCACGCGGGAGGCCTTAAATCGCGCCCGCGTGACCCACGAGGTTCTCCGCACGCGGATAATCGCGCTTCAGGAAGAGCTCGACTGGTTCACCTACGGCTTGTACGGCTTGCTCACGCAGAAGCAGATCCTGAGCGTCATAGCGCCTGACCTTGCAGACGTCGCCGGCATTAGGTTGGGCGAGCGTGCCTTCGAGATCGTGCTTGCCGCTGGAAAGGAAGACACTCAGTGGTTTGCTCGACATGGTTCAGCACCGGTCACTGAAATCCCCAGGCATTGGCCGGAGTGGTACCGCGCGATCGTGCAGGCCAGGGTTGATCTCATCTCAAAGAATCCGAACATCAATCTCATCGAACGGCCCGAGTACAAGCGCCGTTGGTCGCTCGAGCCGTGGGAAAGGCGTGAGGCTGAAGCGCTGCGCGGCTGGCTGCTAGACCGCACCGAGGACGAGGATCTGTGGTACACGCGAGTCGGTGGTCATGCAGCGCCGCGCCCGCTGACGATCAACCAGCTTGCGGACCGGCTGCGGCGTTCGGATGAGTTCGTGTCTGTCGCCGAACTGTACGCGCAATCCATCGGCAAAGTGGATGTGTCCCTTGAGAAACTGCTGACCGATCTTGTCTCAACGGAACACGTGCCGTATCTCGCGCGCCTGTGCTACAAGGCCACTGGGCTACGCAAGCGGGCACGATGGGAGGCCGTCTGGGAAGCGCAGCGCGAGGAGGACCGGATCGGTGTGCACCGTACCGTCGAGGCCCCGCCGAAGTACTCGTCTGCGGACTTCGCCAAGCACTCGTACTGGGCCCAGCGCGGCAAGCTCGATGTGCCGAAGGAACGGTTCGTCAGCTATCCCGACGCTTCGCCGTCCGGAGATGGCTCGCTGTTGCTCGGCTGGGCTGGCTGGAACCGCAGGGACCAGGCCCAAGCCCTGGTGAGTACCTTCACCGAGCGGGTTGAACAAGACGGCATCGTCCTTCCAGATCTCCTCGTCGGCCTCGAGGAGATCATGCCGTGGATCGCGCAGTGGCACGCCGACTACGATGCGGACTGGGGTGGCTACCCCGCCCAGGAGTTCACGGCCTTCCTGGATGAGCAACACGCCAAGCACGGACATGGAGGGGTGGGCTGAACATGGGTAACGGCTCTGGAACCAAGGTGCTGCGCGACGTCCTCGAGATCAGAGATGACGTGCACTCCGGCGACTTCAAGGTGGAGTTGACCGCCGGAGTCGCCGACGAGGCCAAGACCAAGCAGCTTATCGACGAGTACGTGGTTACCGATCAGTTGCGCAAGGCGTTCGCCGACGCGTTGAATCTGGTCAAAGCCGCCTATACCACGCGCACCTCGCACGCCGCGTACCTGCACGGCTCGTTCGGATCCGGGAAGTCCCATTTCCTGACGGTTCTCCATGCGGTGCTGAACAACGACACCGATGCCCGGGCGAAGGCTGGCCTCCAGCCTGTCATCGCGGACCACGACTCATGGCTGCGTGGACGCAGCTTCCTGATGGTGCCTTACCACCTCGTTGGCGCCACTGACATCACCTCGGCGCTGCTCAGCGGTTACGTGCGCACCGTAGGCGAGAAGCACGATAAGGCGCCGACGCCAGCGGTCTACCGGGACCAGCAGTTGATGGCCGACGCGCGGCGCCAGCGGCAGTTTTTCGGCGATGACGCCCTGTTCGCGCAATGGCTCGGCGGTGGTTCCAGGCAACACCCGGCGGCCGCGGGCAGGGCGGCGCCAGACGACGACCTCGAGCCGTTGGATGCCTCCGCGCCCGGCGCCGCTTCACAGTCTTGGTTGGCCGCCGACCTCGACACCGCCCTCGACGAGCACACCCCACCCGGCGACGCCACGCGCGGCCGCTTAGTACAGGCGCTGCTGGATGGGCCGCTGAGCAGTTACAAGTCCGCGGTTCACGGCGCGGACGGCGGGTTTGTCTCGCTCGATGACGGTCTGTCCGCGATCTCGCACCATGCCCAGAGCCTCGGCTACGACGGGATCGTGCTTTTCCTCGATGAACTGATCCTGTGGCTCCAAGCCCACCTGGGTGAGCGCACGTTCATCAACACCCAGGTGCAACTGCTGGTCAAGCTCATCGAGTCGGCCAACAACGACCGGCCGATCCCGATCGTGGCGTTCGTCTCGCGGCAGCGGAACCTGTCGGTGTTGATCGGCGAGGACATCGTCGGCGCGGACGTGAAGAACCTCGAGGCCCAGGCCAACTACTTGGCAGAGCGATTCGACGTGATCGAGCTCGAAGACCGGAATTTGCCGGCGATCATCCGGGAGCGGGTGCTGCGTCGTCGGCCGGGAGGCGAGTCGGCGATCGACGCCGCTTTCGACGCGGTGGAGACGGCCGGCGCCAAGGACCGCGACATCCTCCTCGACGCGCACGGCGCCACGCAGGCGGACTGGGATGACTTCCGCAGCGTCTACCCGCTGACTCCCGCTCTGCTCAACACTCTGGTCGCGATCTCCAATGCGCTTCAGCGAGAGCGCTCTGGGCTCAAGCTCGTCTACGAATTGCTCCGCAACAACGCCGAGACGCCACTTGGCAATCCGATCCCGCTGGGCGAGTTGTGGGATGTGCTCACCGCGCGCACCGGTGCACCGTTCACCGACCGGCTCAAGACAGAGGCCGAACGCGCCCAGAAGCTTCACGGGGAGGTTGTGCGAACCCTGCAGGAGCGCTACCAGGGCGATCCCGACGACACGCGGCTGCGTCAGGACGACCTGCTGATCAAGACGCTGCTGCTATCGGCGCTCGCCCCAGACGTGCCGGCGCTTCGCCAGTTGACCGGCGGGAAGCTGGCTGCGCTCAACTACGGCGTACTCACCTCGCGGCTGACCAGCGCCGGTAGCGCGGCCGTCAAACGGATGCGCGAGTTGGCCGCGGAATTCTCCGGACAGATCCGCTCGGACGGCGACCAGGCCGATCCGGTGTTCACCGTGCACCTGTCCGATCTCGACGTCAAACCGCTGCTGGATGCCTGCGACGACGCCGACCGCCCGGGCTCGCGCCGCATCTGGGTCAAAAAGCTGCTGTGGGATGCATTCGGCGTACCGATGGACCAGACTGCCGATGCGGAACAGCGCGCAGTCATTTGGCAGGGCACCCAGCGACGCGTCGAGTTCGTCTTCGGCAACGTCCGCGACTCCCATTCGGTAAGCAGCGGCCGATTCGAACCCGACACCGCTGGCCACATCAAGATCGTCATTGACTACCCCTTCGACGAGCCGGACCACTCGCCCAACGACGACAAGGCGCGGGTGGAGGCGATGGTGCGCGGCGGTACCAGCGCGCCGACGGTGGTGTGGCTGCCCGACTTCCTCTCGGTCAGCTGCACGAACCTGCTCGGAAGGCTGCTGCGCACCGAGTCGCTGCTGCGCGGCGACCGACTGGAAGAGGTCGCCAGCCACCTCTCGGCCGAGGACCGTCTACGGGTCAAGCAGCAGCTCCAGGTCAGCGCCGCGAACCTGACGCAGCAGCTTACCGAGGCGATCTTGCAGGCCTACGGCCTGGTCAAGGGCGAGGAGCGCAACATCGGCTCCACCGTGACCGACGGCGAGCACCTGCTGTCCCTGCTCCCCGGCCACCGTCCGGTACTCCGCAGGTCCGAGGGCTTCGAGAAGGCCATGCTGCGGATCGCGCAGGATCTGTTCACCGGCCTGCACCCGGGACACCTTAACCTCGATCCGCAGGGCAAGGGCGATCTGGTCACGCTGCGCGACCTCAAGACCGTGCAGGCGCTCGTAGCTGCGGCGGTCGAGGACGGGTCGATGCGCACGGTCGTCGAGAGTTCCAAGCTGCTGCTCGCGCGGAGGATCGTGCACGGGCTCCAACTCGGCGAAGTGCACGACGGGCCGCTGAACGTTTCGACCGAGTGGCGCAGGCGCCTCGACCAGCAGGCTGCGAAGGCGGGCGTCGATCCAGGCGCTGACCTGAAGGTCGAACAGTTACGCGCCTGGCTCGGAGAGCTGGGGTTCACCGGGCTGGATCGCAACGCCTCGAACCTGATCATTTCCTGCTATGCGATGGTTGCGGACAAGACATGGGTCTACCACCAGTCCCCGGTCGCCGCGCCCGAGCTTGAGCGGATCGGCGAGGGCTACGCGCTACGTTCCCAGGAACTCCCGGACGAGCAGCAGTACACCGCAGCCTGTGCGAAGGCGGCCGGGGTGTTCGGTCTGAGGTTCCCGCCGGTACGCAACGCGCGCAACACCGCGCAGCTGGCCGCGGAGGTCCGGGCACAGGTCGGCCGTTATGAGGGGCCGGTGAAAAACCTCTTGGACTCTCTCCGCGCCGACACGCACGCCGCGCTGCTCGGCCTGGAGGCCGGGAACGCCCGCACCACCTCGGTGACCGAGGCTGCCGAGCTTCTCGCGAAGCTCTCGCGGCACCACGACAAGGACAGCGATACGGCCCTGGTCGGGGAGCTTGCCACCCACGCCTACCCGGTCAGCGACCAGGTTATGGGCAACACGATCAAATCCGCCCAGGAGGTCCTGACCGCGCTCGACGCGACCCAGTGGTCCATGGTGGAGATGGTTCGGGATATGGCCGAGCGCGCCGACGACATCGGCGAGCAGGCCCGGTCGCTGGCGAACCGGCTGACCAAGGCAGCAAACAGCGAGGAGTTCGTCGCCTCCCTGCCCGAGGCCCTGGCCGAGACGTACAACCGCGGCCTTGTCCTGCTTGGCGAGTCGCAGCGGCGCGCTGCCGTAGCGGTCGAGCGCGTCACGCCGCCCGCAGTACCGGACGGCCCGACGGTGCCGGATCCTGCGCCGCGCAACGCCGGCGATGTGCCGTTGCCCTTGGACGAGCAAGAGCTCGCTCCACGCCGCGCAAAGCGCGCGCGATCCGCGAGCATGCTCGAATCGATTAGCCGGGACGTCCTGGCCGAGGCCAGCGCCTATGCCTCTGCGCATCCCGATGCGGTGATCGAGATCATGTGGCGCCCGGTCGTCGATGAAGAAGGAGCCTGATACGGTGCCCACGGCAGCCGAGCAAACCTCCCAGCGGGCGCCCCGGATCAGCCGGAGCGTGCTGGCCGGGCTTGTTCGCGGCGAACTCGAGCGCAAGCGCGCGCAGCTCTTGCTCGTGCACGCCGACTCGTCCGAGTGGTCGGGCACGGACGGATCATTCGCCCTCAATGTCATTGGCCTGCGTTACCAGGTGAGCGTCGTCGAGTGCGGCAGCGTTCTGGCTGCGGCGGACGCATGGGAACGGCACCAAGCGGCACAGACTGGATCCGACGTCCGGGTCCTGGTGATCACAACCTCGGTTCCGGACGAGGACCTGGGGCTGAGCCTGCGCGCGTATGCGGCGCATCAGGCCACGATCACCGTGCGACGCGACGAACTGGTTCTCGAGCAGTTCAACCTGCGCGAACTCGACTGGCGCCTGAGCCGTGAGCAGTGGCTGCTCGACGCGCTTCTCGATGCCGCGCCGCCCGGCGGGTGGGCGGCCGGACGAAAGCGCATCGGAACCGTGCTGACCAGAGACGCCGCCGCCGCTGCCCTGTTGGAGGCGCGCACTGGGCTGGCAGGCGAGGACGACGGCCTGACCGCTCCGGATATCGGCACGCTTCTCGAATGGAGCGCGCAGGGAGCCGGCTCTCAGCGTTACGCGGAGCTGTCGGGAGCCGAACGCGACGGCTTGGCCGCCTGGATGCGGGAGACCTCCGGTGCTCCCGCCGCGCTGGTGCTGCGTCTGGCCGAGCTCGGCCGGGGCGCGGACGCGGTGCCCCTCGGGCTGCTGTGGAGATCCGCGAACGGTCACGGCGACGCGTTGCTGCTGATCGGGGCGCTGTTCGGTCACGGCGGGCCCACGACCGGGGACCTGGACGCTCTGGCCACGGCGGCGGAAGGAGCCGTCGCCCGGTGGATTACCGCAGCGGCGCGCTCCTCGGCCGCGACCGCGACGGGCCAGCGTGATCGGGTACTGGCCGCGGTGGCCCGCGCCGAACAACTCGCCTCCGCAAGCCGCCATCTGACCGCCGGATTCCGAGAGAGCGCCGTCCTGCCGCTGGGCTTCTCCGCGCGGTGGAACGAATTCGCCCAGGCGCTCGCACACGAGTCGGGCTCGAGTGCTGCTGCTGCGGTGGCGGAGAAGTACGACGCGCTATGTCGGCACCGTCTCGCCGCGCTCTTCCCGCAGCGGATCGAACTGGCCGAGATGGCGCTGCGCGTGGTCCGGTGGCTGGCCCGCACCGCCGAAGCGACGGCGGCTCAGCCAAAATCCGTCGCCGCGCATCTATCCCGGCACATCGACGAGCTCGCCTGGGTCGATCGTGCGCTGAACACGTTGCACCACGGAGACCCCTACCTCGATCCTGACCAAGATTCAGCCGACTACGTCGCCTCGGTCTTGCGCGAGCTCCACGACCGTGCGCGCACCGCCCGCTCCGCAATGGACACCGCGTTCGCAGAGATCCTCGCCCGCTGGACGCCCGCAGCCGATGCAGCCCATCCCGGCGGTGTCCTGCCGATCGAGGCGGTGATGGAGACAGTGGTCGCGCCCTTGGCAGCAGGCATCGACCGGGCGCCAATGATCCTCGTGATCGACGGGATGTCCGGCGCCGTCGCCGTCGAATTAGCCGAGGAGATGACACGGCGCAACCAGTGGACCGAGATCGCGCTCACGGGCCAGGGCCGCAAGTCCCGTATGACCGCGTGTGCGATGGTGCCCTCGATCACCGTGGTCAGCCGTTGCAGTCTGCTGTCAGGGACTGCGAGCAAGGGCGGTCAGGAGCGTGAGAAGGCAGGGTTCGCGGCGTTCTGGCGGGCCCACGGATATGCAGCGAGCCTGTTCCACAAAGCCGATATCCCGGGCGAGGGCGCCGGAGCGCGCCTTAGCGGTCGATTGACGCAGGAGCTTTCCGGCCCAGGGGTGGTCGGGGTGGTGCTCAACGACGTGGACGACGCGCTGGACAAGGGCGCCCGCGGCGACCGTGCCCGATGGGCGCATGAGAGCCTCACCCACCTCGCCGTCCTGCTCGACGCCGCGAGCGCGTACGGTCGCCCGGTCGTGATCGTTAGCGATCACGGCCACGTGCTGGACCGATCCACGGCACAGGATTCACCGGCGCGAACAACGAGCACTGACCGAAGCCAGCGCTACCGCAGCACCGACGGCGAACCCGCTGGCCCGGGCGAGGTGGTGCTCACCGGGCTGCGCGTGCTCGAGCACGGCGGCAGCCTCGTCGCGGCGGTGAGCGAGCCGCTCAGGTACACCTCGAGGAAGGCCGGCTACCACGGGGGCGCGTCCCTGGCCGAGATGGCCATACCGGTTCTGGTGTTCCTCCAGGCCGGGCAGCCCGTGCCCGAAGCTACGGGCGGGCCCGAGTGGAGCGTGCTGAACCAAAGCCAGACGACCCCTGTGTGGTGGAGCGGCGAACAACCGCCCGGCGGCGTGGTTCAGGCACAGCCGGCACCGCGCAAACGTCCTGCCCGAGGCGCTGTGCCCTCGAGCGAGACCGGGGCCGAAGCCCTGTTCTCTCTCGAACCGGGCCAGGGCACGACAGCGAACGCGGCGCCCACACGGCCGGCCTCCCCCTTGCTCGGCTCGCTCGTTGTGGCCAGCGAAGCCTACGCACGCCAGCGCAAGTTCGTGCCGAAGATGAAGGACGCCGAGGTCACTGCGGTAATCGACGCGCTGGACGCGGCCGGAAGGACGCTTCCGGCCGCAGCGCTCGCCCAAGCCGTCGGGCGGTCCGGCACGCTGTTCGACGGGTTCGTCGCCAACCTCGAGCGGCTTCTGAACATCGACCAGTATCCGGTGGTCTCCCGGATCGACGCGGGGCGCACCATCCGGCTCGACACAGAACTGCTGCGCGAGCAGTTCGGCCTCGGGCGCCGCTAGGGTGTCAGCGAGCACGATCATGGCAGTGAAACGTCAGGGAGAACGCAGATGACGGCGCCCACGCCGACGGAAGCCGAGGTGTCGGTCAGCCCGGTCCGGCGACGGCAGATCGTGGACGCACTGCGTCGCGGCACCGTGCCGCAAACCGGCCTCGACCTGTTCGCCGTCGGGATGCAGCGGTTCGTTCCGGCTCTGGACGAACAACTGTCCGCGGTCGCAGCGGGAGCCGCAGCATTCCAGGCGGTGCGCGGCGAATACGGAAGCGGCAAGACCTTCTTCGCCCGGTATCTCGCCGAGTGCGCGCGCAGAGCCGGCCTTGCCACCAGCGAGATCCAGATCTCCGAGGGCGAGACGCCGCTGCACCGGCTCGAGACGGTCTACCGACGGCTCACCGAGCATCTGACCACCTCCACACACCAGCCCAGCGCACTGACCGCCGTGATCGACTCATGGCTCTACACATTGGAGGAGGACGCCGCAGAGCAGCTCGGCGCGAGCGCCGACGACCCCGAACAGGTCTCGGCGGCCGTCGAGGGCCTGCTCGAACAGCGCCTCGCCGTCGTCGCCACCACGGCCCCGGCGTTCTCCGCAGCACTGCGCGGCTACCGCCAATCTCGCCTGTCCGGAGACACGAGCACCGCTGAAGCGCTCGCGGCCTGGCTGGGAGGTCAGCCGAGCGTGGCTGCCGCCGCGAAACGCGCCGCAGGGGTGCGCGGTGACCTGGACCACACCGCCGCGCTCGGCTTTCTGCGCGGCCTGCTCACTGTGCTCCGGGAAAGCGGCCATCCAGGATTGCTCGTCGTACTCGACGAGATCGAGACGCTGCAGCGCGTGCGCTCCGACGTTCGGGAGAAGGGCCTCAACGCCCTGCGCCAACTGATCGACGAGATCGATGCCGGGCACCTGCCCGGCCTGTTCCTCGTGATCACCGGCACCCCGGCGTTCTTCGATGGCCAACAGGGCGTGCAGCGACTGGCGCCATTGGCCCAACGACTGGCCACCGACTTCACCACCGACCCCCGATTCGATTCCGCGCGCGCAGTCCAACTGAGGCTCACCGGCTTCGACATCGACCGCCTGACTGAACTCGGCAACCGGGTCACAGCCCTGTACGCGAACGGTGCTCGCAACCCCGACCGCGTCGCGCGATTCGCGGACGACGCCTACCTTCGCGACCTGGCCTGCGCGGTCGCCGGGCACCTGGGCGGGCAGGTCGGCATCGCACCGCGCCTGTTCCTGCGCAAACTGGTCGCCGACGTACTCGACCGAATCGACGAGTTTCCCGACTTTGACCCGCGCAAGCACTATCGCCTTACCGTCAACGACGCCGAGCTCACCGAGGCCGAGCGCAACGCCGGCGCGGCGACCCGCGCCGACGAGGTCGAGCTGGACCTGCCGTGATCACGGCGCACAGCGGCGAGGATGAGGATCCGTTCGCCGCGCTGCATCCGGTGCTCGCCCACCACATCGTCAATACTCTGGGATGGCGGAATCTACGCCCCCTGCAGCGCGCGGCGATCCGCCCGCTGCTCGCGGGAGCAGACGCGGTGCTGCTCGCGCCGACGGCCGGCGGGAAGACCGAAGCCGCGCTCTTCCCGCTGCTGACCGCGATGGATCGAGACCGGCGCCGCGGCTTAAGCGTGCTCTATCTGTGCCCAATCAAGGCCCTGCTCAACAACCTCGCGCCCCGCGTCGGCAGTTACACTGACTGGATCGGCCGGCGGACAGCGCTCTGGCACGGCGACATCGGAGCCGGAGCGCGTCGGGCGCTGCTCCGCGAGCCGTCCGACATCCTGCTGACTACTCCCGAGTCGTTGGAAGCGATGCTCGTCTCGGTGAACGTGGACGAGCAGGACCTGTTCCGCAGCCTCGCCGCCGTGGTGATCGACGAAGTGCACGCGTTCGCTTCCGACGACCGCGGCTGGCACCTGCTGGCCGTCCTCGAAAGGCTCAGCAGATTGTGCGGTCGCCCGCTCCAGCGCATCGGGCTGTCCGCCACCGTCGGCAACCCCGAACAACTCGCGGCCTGGCTCCAAGGTGCGAACCCCACGGGACGCAAGCCCGAGGTCATCGCGGCCGGTACAGGCCCGCTCTCGCCTCATCCGCGCGCTGCAGACCTCGAACTGGACTACGTCGGTTCGCTGGAAAATGCCGCGCGCGTCATCGCCGCGCTGCACACCGGCCAGAAGCGACTCGTGTTCTGCGACGCCCGGCGCCAGGTCGAGCAACTCGGCCAAGCGCTCAACGCCCTCGGCGTGCAAACCTTCCTCTCCCACGCCTCGCTTTCGGCCGACGAACGCCGACGCAGCGAGACCGCGTTCGCCGAGGCCAGGGACTGCGTCATCATCGCCACGTCCACCCTCGAACTCGGCATCGACGTAGGCGACCTCGACCGGGTCATCCAGATCGACGCGCCGAACACCGTCGCCTCCTTCCTCCAGCGACTCGGGCGGACCGGCCGGCGCCCGCAAACCGAGCGCAACTGCTTGTTCCTGGCGACCGGCGAACGCCAACTCCTTCAGGCCGCCGGACTACTCCACCTGTGGGGACAAGGGTTCGTGGAACGGGTCGCCGCCCCGCCCGAGCCGCTGCATCTCGTCGCCCAGCAGGTGATGGCGCTGTGCCTGCAAAAAGGCAGAGTCGGCGACCGCCTGTGGGAGCAGGAGTGGAACGGCCTGACCCCATTCGACGCCGAAGCCGCCCCCATTGTCGAACACCTGCGCAGCGAAGGGTTCCTCGACGCGGACGGAGGCATGCTCTTCGTAGGCCCTACAGCCGAGCACCGCTTCGGCCGTCGCCACTTCATGGAGCTGACCGCGTCCTTCACAGCACCGCCGCAGTTCACGGTGCTCGCAGGACGCACCGAGATCGGCCAAGTCGAGCCCGGACTCCTCACGGCATTCGCCGACGGCCCGCGCCGGATCCTTCTGGCCGGACGCAGTTGGCAGATCACGTTCATCGACTGGGCACGACGTAGATGCCAGGTCGAGCCCGCCGACGGCGGCGGCCGCGCCAGGTGGGGAGCATCCGCGGAGCGTGGCGGCCTGTCCTTCGAGCTGACCCAGGCGATGCGCACAGTCCTCCTCGGAGAAGACCCCCCCGTGCGCCTCACCCGTCGCGCGGAAACCGCGCTCGCCAAGGCGAGGGAGAAAGGGAGCACTCTGGTACATCCGGATGGGCTGATCATCGACGTCGGTGACCGCGCCACCAGGGTGCGGTGGTGGACCTGGGCAGGGCATCGCGCGAACCTCACCCTCGCGGCGTCTTTGACCGAAGCCGGCGGCCCCGGGTGGTCGAGCGCACCCGCCGTGAGCGACCGGTGGATCGCGATCCCTCGAGAGCTGACCTTCGCCGAGTGGAAGGAGGTGTCCGCCATCGCCCGAAATCGTCCGCTTCGCGCCCCGGCTCCTGACCCCAACGCCCTTCAAGGCCTGAAATTCTCCGAAGCCCTGCCAAAGCAGTTGGCCGAGCGGGTACTCGCCACGCGCCTGGCTGACTACGAGGGCGCACGCCACGTATTCTCAGTCCCCACACACTGGCACGCTGGCCGTGATCTGTAGTTTGAGGCGGTGGGCGCTTGGCCGCATTCGGCGCGCAAGCCCGCGTCGCGACCGCCCGGACGCCCGGGGTAGCGGCTGGCGAGAGGGCGCCTAGAGGGGGTCCTGATACCGTCC
This genomic window from Actinospica robiniae DSM 44927 contains:
- the pglZ gene encoding BREX-2 system phosphatase PglZ gives rise to the protein MPTAAEQTSQRAPRISRSVLAGLVRGELERKRAQLLLVHADSSEWSGTDGSFALNVIGLRYQVSVVECGSVLAAADAWERHQAAQTGSDVRVLVITTSVPDEDLGLSLRAYAAHQATITVRRDELVLEQFNLRELDWRLSREQWLLDALLDAAPPGGWAAGRKRIGTVLTRDAAAAALLEARTGLAGEDDGLTAPDIGTLLEWSAQGAGSQRYAELSGAERDGLAAWMRETSGAPAALVLRLAELGRGADAVPLGLLWRSANGHGDALLLIGALFGHGGPTTGDLDALATAAEGAVARWITAAARSSAATATGQRDRVLAAVARAEQLASASRHLTAGFRESAVLPLGFSARWNEFAQALAHESGSSAAAAVAEKYDALCRHRLAALFPQRIELAEMALRVVRWLARTAEATAAQPKSVAAHLSRHIDELAWVDRALNTLHHGDPYLDPDQDSADYVASVLRELHDRARTARSAMDTAFAEILARWTPAADAAHPGGVLPIEAVMETVVAPLAAGIDRAPMILVIDGMSGAVAVELAEEMTRRNQWTEIALTGQGRKSRMTACAMVPSITVVSRCSLLSGTASKGGQEREKAGFAAFWRAHGYAASLFHKADIPGEGAGARLSGRLTQELSGPGVVGVVLNDVDDALDKGARGDRARWAHESLTHLAVLLDAASAYGRPVVIVSDHGHVLDRSTAQDSPARTTSTDRSQRYRSTDGEPAGPGEVVLTGLRVLEHGGSLVAAVSEPLRYTSRKAGYHGGASLAEMAIPVLVFLQAGQPVPEATGGPEWSVLNQSQTTPVWWSGEQPPGGVVQAQPAPRKRPARGAVPSSETGAEALFSLEPGQGTTANAAPTRPASPLLGSLVVASEAYARQRKFVPKMKDAEVTAVIDALDAAGRTLPAAALAQAVGRSGTLFDGFVANLERLLNIDQYPVVSRIDAGRTIRLDTELLREQFGLGRR
- the brxD gene encoding BREX system ATP-binding protein BrxD; this encodes MTAPTPTEAEVSVSPVRRRQIVDALRRGTVPQTGLDLFAVGMQRFVPALDEQLSAVAAGAAAFQAVRGEYGSGKTFFARYLAECARRAGLATSEIQISEGETPLHRLETVYRRLTEHLTTSTHQPSALTAVIDSWLYTLEEDAAEQLGASADDPEQVSAAVEGLLEQRLAVVATTAPAFSAALRGYRQSRLSGDTSTAEALAAWLGGQPSVAAAAKRAAGVRGDLDHTAALGFLRGLLTVLRESGHPGLLVVLDEIETLQRVRSDVREKGLNALRQLIDEIDAGHLPGLFLVITGTPAFFDGQQGVQRLAPLAQRLATDFTTDPRFDSARAVQLRLTGFDIDRLTELGNRVTALYANGARNPDRVARFADDAYLRDLACAVAGHLGGQVGIAPRLFLRKLVADVLDRIDEFPDFDPRKHYRLTVNDAELTEAERNAGAATRADEVELDLP
- a CDS encoding DEAD/DEAH box helicase translates to MITAHSGEDEDPFAALHPVLAHHIVNTLGWRNLRPLQRAAIRPLLAGADAVLLAPTAGGKTEAALFPLLTAMDRDRRRGLSVLYLCPIKALLNNLAPRVGSYTDWIGRRTALWHGDIGAGARRALLREPSDILLTTPESLEAMLVSVNVDEQDLFRSLAAVVIDEVHAFASDDRGWHLLAVLERLSRLCGRPLQRIGLSATVGNPEQLAAWLQGANPTGRKPEVIAAGTGPLSPHPRAADLELDYVGSLENAARVIAALHTGQKRLVFCDARRQVEQLGQALNALGVQTFLSHASLSADERRRSETAFAEARDCVIIATSTLELGIDVGDLDRVIQIDAPNTVASFLQRLGRTGRRPQTERNCLFLATGERQLLQAAGLLHLWGQGFVERVAAPPEPLHLVAQQVMALCLQKGRVGDRLWEQEWNGLTPFDAEAAPIVEHLRSEGFLDADGGMLFVGPTAEHRFGRRHFMELTASFTAPPQFTVLAGRTEIGQVEPGLLTAFADGPRRILLAGRSWQITFIDWARRRCQVEPADGGGRARWGASAERGGLSFELTQAMRTVLLGEDPPVRLTRRAETALAKAREKGSTLVHPDGLIIDVGDRATRVRWWTWAGHRANLTLAASLTEAGGPGWSSAPAVSDRWIAIPRELTFAEWKEVSAIARNRPLRAPAPDPNALQGLKFSEALPKQLAERVLATRLADYEGARHVFSVPTHWHAGRDL